From Verrucomicrobiota bacterium, one genomic window encodes:
- a CDS encoding 2-hydroxyacyl-CoA dehydratase family protein, which produces MDVLLTSPWLPAEWIAAHDLAPRGVWALNPPEAVALKAGVCAFAQGALQWAGAGAEGAAVFASSCDQLRRAADEVAARNAARTFLFNLPATWQTAAARQMYRAEVARLGRFLVALGGSAPTPEKLAQTFAAYQRARQQLLAAQPACAARAWAEAVVRFHAGDPVNALEPSAPADPRRAAAGVPVALVGGPMLPAYFNLLDALEAAGGRVVLNATEAGERSLLAPAPADAPVLSRDALADFYLDRCADVFQRPNTRLYAWLRERLAARAVRGLVLWSYFACDLWRAELQSLREAFDLPVLLIEPDAMHGDSPRLHTRLQAFVEMLQ; this is translated from the coding sequence TTGGACGTACTGCTTACCAGCCCCTGGCTTCCCGCCGAATGGATCGCCGCGCATGATCTCGCGCCGCGCGGCGTGTGGGCGCTGAACCCGCCGGAGGCCGTCGCCCTCAAGGCGGGCGTCTGCGCCTTTGCGCAGGGGGCGCTGCAATGGGCCGGGGCCGGCGCGGAGGGCGCCGCCGTCTTTGCCTCCTCCTGCGATCAACTGCGGCGCGCCGCCGATGAAGTCGCCGCGCGGAACGCGGCCCGCACCTTTCTATTTAACCTGCCCGCCACCTGGCAGACCGCCGCCGCCCGCCAAATGTATCGCGCGGAAGTCGCGCGCCTGGGTCGGTTCCTCGTCGCGCTCGGCGGTTCCGCGCCGACGCCGGAAAAACTGGCGCAAACCTTCGCCGCCTATCAGCGCGCGCGCCAGCAACTGCTCGCCGCTCAACCCGCTTGCGCCGCCCGCGCCTGGGCCGAAGCCGTGGTGCGCTTTCACGCGGGCGACCCCGTGAACGCGCTGGAACCCTCCGCCCCCGCCGATCCCCGGCGCGCCGCTGCGGGCGTACCCGTGGCGTTGGTGGGCGGGCCGATGCTGCCCGCCTATTTCAACCTGCTCGACGCGCTGGAGGCCGCGGGCGGGCGCGTGGTGCTCAACGCCACCGAGGCCGGCGAACGCAGCCTGCTCGCGCCTGCTCCGGCGGACGCGCCTGTGCTTTCCCGCGACGCCCTGGCCGATTTTTACCTGGACCGCTGCGCCGATGTCTTTCAGCGCCCCAACACCCGCCTCTACGCGTGGTTGCGCGAGCGCCTCGCCGCCCGCGCCGTGCGCGGCCTCGTGTTGTGGAGCTACTTTGCCTGCGACCTCTGGCGCGCCGAACTCCAGAGCCTGCGCGAGGCCTTCGACCTCCCCGTGCTGCTCATCGAGCCCGACGCCATGCACGGCGATTCCCCGCGCCTGCATACGCGGCTCCAGGCCTTCGTGGAGATGCTGCAATGA